A DNA window from Lepidochelys kempii isolate rLepKem1 chromosome 9, rLepKem1.hap2, whole genome shotgun sequence contains the following coding sequences:
- the FYTTD1 gene encoding UAP56-interacting factor, with amino-acid sequence MRTRPSNRASACEPQLRLRGRMLPRVRRVGGRCLSQGREAALSSAMNGFRVGATPLGFSAAAAAARSASSESLEKIDMSLDDIIKLNKKEERKQYSPKMNRRLQQNGTRQFRMRGTRWGIQQQTGFSKNRLGRRRRATGKKRPYGVITGLAARKVLGSRGGISPLNRQPLSEKNTQRNYPVLKRKMTLQRPFELQRKQMPALRRPVPLNRRSNIPSTFARIGNKLNQQKDMRQATFLFRRGLKVQAQVQPVEELLDNQATKRTRQWRTSTTNGGILTVSIDNPGAIPSPVSQKPRLTRIPMPPFLMNKEQPEEKKIPKGVTLQFDINSVGKQTGMTLNERFGILKEQRTALSQNKGSRFVTVG; translated from the exons ATGCGCACGCGCCCGTCTAATCGCGCGAGCGCCTGCGAGCCACAGCTCCGGCTGCGGGGTCGGATGTTACCGCGCGTGCGCAGAGTGGGCGGCCGTTGTCTCAGTCAGGGACGGGAGGCGGCTCTCAGCTCGGCCATGAACGGGTTCCGTGTCGGGGCGACCCCTTTGGGGTTctccgcggcggcggcggcggcccggaGCGCCAGCAGCGAGAGCCTGGAGAAGATCGACATGTCGCTGG ATGATATAATTAAATTGAataagaaagaagagagaaagcaGTATTCCCCCAAAATGAACAGAAGGCTTCAACAGAATGGAACTCGACAGTTCAGGATGAGGGGGACCAGGTGGGGAATCCAACAGCAGACAG GTTTCAGTAAGAACCGTTTGGGACGCAGAAGGAGGGCAACAGGGAAGAAGCGTCCCTATGGAGttataactggcttggcagcgaGGAAAGTGCTAGGTTCACGTGGAGGGATTAGTCCTCTGAACAGACAACCACTTAGTGAGAAG aacacaCAGCGAAACTACCCAGTCTTGAAAAGGAAAATGACCCTTCAGAGGCCTTTTGAATTGCAGAGAAAACAAATGCCAGCTCTCAGGAGGCCTGTCCCATTAAACAGGAG GAGTAATATACCATCCACTTTTGCCAGAATTGGAAATAAACTAAACCAGCAGAAAGACATGCGTCAAGCAACTTTCCTCTTCAGGAGGGGGCTGAAG GTGCAGGCACAAGTGCAGCCAGTAGAAGAACTTCTGGATAATCAGGCAACAAAGAGAACTCGCCA ATGGCGAACTTCCACCACAAATGGAGGAATTCTGACTGTATCTATTGACAACCCTGGAGCAATCCCATCCCCAGT TTCCCAGAAGCCACGGTTAACTCGTATTCCTATGCCCCCATTTCTAATGAACAAGGAGCAACCAGAAGAGAAGAAGATTCCCAAAGGAGTTACTTTGCAGTTTGATATCAACAGTGTTGGAAAACAG aCTGGAATGACTTTGAATGAGCGCTTTGGGATCCTCAAGGAACAAAGAACAGCCCTGTCTCAGAACAAAGGAAGCCGTTTTGTAACAGTGGGTTAG